The Limibacillus sp. genome has a segment encoding these proteins:
- a CDS encoding NAD kinase, with translation MKFAIVAADSDEAQEAKVRLSHRYGSVAPKDADVIVALGGDGFMLETAHEHLGSGKAVYGMNRGTVGFLMNGYDEENLEERLATAEQVKLHPLRMHATTIGGQSVDALAINEVSLLRESRQAAKIRIFVDGVQRLDDLICDGILLSTPAGSTAYNLSAHGPIIPIGTPLLAMTPISAFRPRRWRGALLPHKAAVRFDILEAKKRPVSATADYTEVRDVASVEIYEDRKETVELLFDPEHNLEERILREQFLP, from the coding sequence ATGAAGTTCGCCATCGTCGCCGCCGACAGCGATGAAGCCCAGGAAGCCAAGGTCCGCTTAAGCCACCGCTACGGCAGCGTTGCACCCAAGGACGCGGATGTGATCGTCGCCCTGGGCGGCGACGGCTTCATGCTGGAGACGGCGCACGAGCATCTGGGCAGCGGCAAGGCCGTCTATGGCATGAACCGCGGCACGGTCGGTTTCCTGATGAACGGCTACGATGAGGAGAACCTGGAAGAGCGCCTCGCCACCGCCGAACAGGTCAAGCTGCACCCGCTGCGCATGCACGCCACCACGATCGGCGGACAGTCGGTGGACGCGCTCGCGATCAACGAGGTCTCGTTGCTGCGCGAAAGCCGTCAGGCCGCCAAGATCCGCATCTTTGTCGATGGCGTGCAGCGCCTGGACGACCTGATCTGCGACGGCATCCTGCTCTCCACACCGGCCGGCAGCACGGCCTACAACCTCTCGGCGCACGGGCCGATCATTCCGATCGGCACGCCGCTTCTCGCTATGACGCCGATCTCCGCTTTCAGGCCGCGGCGCTGGCGCGGCGCGCTGCTGCCGCATAAGGCGGCTGTGCGCTTCGATATCCTGGAGGCAAAGAAACGGCCGGTCTCCGCGACGGCGGACTACACAGAGGTCCGCGATGTCGCCTCGGTCGAGATCTATGAGGACCGCAAGGAGACCGTGGAGCTGCTGTTCGACCCCGAACACAATCTGGAAGAGCGCATCCTGCGCGAACAGTTCCTCCCCTAA